The proteins below are encoded in one region of Elusimicrobiota bacterium:
- a CDS encoding Hsp20/alpha crystallin family protein produces MEHEKFFQLLSDFIDDELDTDLLDDFERELEDDFCRCYFNTFKKTVDLCHQIGLHEVPKNLHYNIIRTIEDTPQKGETRIRKMHQNKQAVMNMTDIIKFEPFRELLDIRDAFDRFFGKSLSQKGLDTTKDFGFTPKIEIDEKKDAVVVKVEVPGIEKKDIKVKFEQGNLTLTGESKKEEEKKEKGYYYSERRYGNFYRSISLPAAVDEKNIKAKYKDGILNITLPKTRQAKVKIKEIEIE; encoded by the coding sequence ATGGAACACGAAAAATTTTTCCAATTATTATCCGATTTTATAGACGATGAATTAGATACTGATTTGCTTGATGATTTTGAACGGGAACTTGAAGATGATTTCTGCCGCTGTTATTTCAACACTTTTAAGAAAACAGTAGATTTATGCCATCAGATTGGACTCCATGAAGTTCCTAAAAATTTACATTATAATATTATACGAACAATAGAAGATACTCCACAAAAAGGAGAAACGCGAATAAGAAAAATGCATCAAAACAAGCAGGCGGTGATGAATATGACTGACATCATAAAATTTGAACCATTCAGGGAACTTTTGGATATTCGTGATGCGTTTGACAGATTTTTTGGTAAGAGTTTATCGCAGAAAGGGCTTGATACTACAAAAGATTTCGGGTTTACGCCCAAGATAGAGATTGACGAGAAAAAGGATGCTGTCGTAGTAAAGGTTGAAGTTCCAGGTATTGAGAAAAAAGATATAAAAGTTAAATTTGAACAGGGTAATCTGACACTGACGGGTGAAAGCAAAAAAGAAGAAGAAAAAAAAGAAAAGGGATATTACTACTCGGAAAGAAGATACGGCAATTTCTACCGCTCAATATCGCTACCAGCGGCTGTTGACGAAAAAAACATAAAAGCAAAATACAAAGACGGCATTCTTAATATAACACTGCCAAAAACCAGACAGGCAAAAGTGAAAATAAAAGAAATTGAGATAGAATGA
- a CDS encoding sigma-70 family RNA polymerase sigma factor: protein MKSDDKILVEKSKRGDTRAFEQLIKKHELKIYNLLLNLTGNRSSADDFLQETFLTAWKKLKGFKGTSEFSTWLYRIALNLVLMKKRKKKVIHTVSMDTPITTPKGTAKREFADDWSKNPLATLENIELKNRLNEAIGLLPEKYKTVLILRDIEGMSNDELQRTLKISLPSIKSRLHRARLFLRDKLSRYFREH from the coding sequence ATGAAATCAGACGATAAAATCCTTGTTGAGAAATCAAAAAGAGGCGATACCCGCGCTTTTGAGCAGTTAATAAAAAAGCACGAACTAAAAATTTACAATTTGCTTTTGAATCTGACAGGCAACAGGTCATCGGCAGATGATTTTTTGCAGGAAACATTTCTAACTGCATGGAAAAAGTTAAAAGGTTTCAAAGGAACTTCGGAATTTTCAACCTGGCTTTACAGGATTGCGTTGAATCTGGTTTTGATGAAAAAACGGAAAAAAAAGGTGATACATACCGTCTCTATGGATACTCCAATTACTACACCAAAAGGTACAGCGAAGCGAGAATTTGCAGACGATTGGTCAAAAAACCCACTGGCAACATTAGAAAATATAGAGCTAAAAAACCGACTTAACGAAGCGATTGGATTACTACCTGAAAAATACAAAACAGTTCTGATTTTAAGAGATATTGAAGGCATGTCTAATGACGAGCTACAAAGGACATTAAAAATTTCGTTGCCATCAATAAAATCACGACTGCATAGAGCACGCTTGTTTTTAAGAGATAAACTTTCAAGATATTTTAGAGAACATTAA
- a CDS encoding N-acetyltransferase: MKKLPPEKVSQEQIVFKVEELEPLLSPDPMVIPSFEPAAIKVKTGETMLIRPLKKEESPLLLNYLKKIIEVDHDFYDIVGARVYAEILGWVRNRLKDPYQLVGLIDGHLVGFCNGRIMNEDINISLHSMAFRRGLRAGAIMYYAKCEYCFETLNQKEFWATYESYNGLKRWGIGMAQPSYPWPDVQHELGGAKVYYVTKKYWDTTVKRYLQEMIQSKFERPISEELLNKNENIIVPEKLEED, from the coding sequence ATGAAGAAGTTACCGCCTGAAAAGGTATCGCAGGAACAGATAGTTTTTAAGGTAGAGGAATTGGAACCACTCTTATCGCCGGATCCGATGGTCATTCCGTCGTTTGAACCTGCTGCAATAAAAGTGAAAACAGGTGAGACGATGTTAATCAGACCGCTGAAAAAAGAGGAATCACCATTGCTGTTAAATTATCTGAAAAAGATTATAGAGGTTGACCATGATTTTTATGATATTGTTGGTGCGCGGGTTTATGCTGAAATTCTTGGCTGGGTAAGAAACCGTTTAAAAGACCCGTATCAACTTGTTGGACTTATTGATGGACATCTTGTCGGTTTCTGTAATGGTCGGATTATGAACGAGGATATAAATATCTCGCTTCATTCTATGGCTTTCAGACGGGGCTTACGAGCAGGCGCAATCATGTATTATGCAAAATGCGAGTACTGTTTTGAGACGCTCAATCAGAAAGAGTTCTGGGCTACATATGAAAGTTACAACGGCTTGAAAAGATGGGGTATCGGGATGGCACAGCCGTCATATCCATGGCCGGATGTTCAGCATGAACTTGGTGGCGCAAAGGTTTATTATGTAACCAAAAAATACTGGGATACAACAGTAAAAAGATACTTACAGGAGATGATACAATCAAAATTTGAACGACCTATTTCAGAAGAATTATTGAATAAAAACGAAAACATAATAGTTCCTGAAAAACTGGAAGAAGACTGA
- the dcd gene encoding dCTP deaminase, with amino-acid sequence MGILTRDEILKEIQNGNIEIEPFSEKQVGPASIDLYLGDEIRVFKKIRNIYHVTENSDYEKITRLVKVKKCFVIRPGEVVHGITREKIKLGENLCAWLEGRSRYARLGLMVHVTAGLIQPGINNKQVLEISNMGSIPLAIYPGTKICQLVIQETTGKAKYQGRFKNQIHP; translated from the coding sequence ATGGGAATTTTAACCAGAGATGAAATTCTAAAAGAGATTCAAAATGGTAACATTGAGATTGAACCGTTTTCAGAAAAGCAGGTTGGTCCCGCATCAATTGATTTATATCTTGGCGATGAAATCAGAGTTTTTAAGAAAATAAGAAATATCTATCATGTAACCGAAAATAGCGATTATGAAAAAATTACACGGCTTGTAAAAGTAAAAAAGTGTTTTGTAATCAGACCTGGTGAAGTTGTTCACGGGATAACAAGAGAAAAGATAAAACTTGGTGAGAATCTGTGTGCGTGGCTTGAAGGCAGGTCGCGTTATGCACGGCTCGGGCTTATGGTTCATGTAACTGCCGGGCTGATTCAACCAGGTATCAATAATAAACAGGTTTTAGAAATTTCAAACATGGGTTCTATTCCACTTGCGATTTATCCGGGGACAAAAATCTGCCAGTTAGTCATACAGGAAACAACCGGTAAAGCAAAATACCAGGGCAGGTTCAAAAACCAAATCCATCCGTAA
- a CDS encoding HAD-IA family hydrolase: protein MIKAFLTDLDNTLVDFMRMKRSAVEMACNYMINVGLDIPLQEIYDEIFNVYWATHIESQSAIEQSLINKIGKVDKKILSAGIIGYQRGRDMATYTYPHVEITLKELLRLGLKLGVISDAPGEQAYNRLARLHLTPWLDLIVSFDDTGERKPSTKPFLYALEKLQMQPNEVMYCGDWPERDIPGAKAVGLVTVFARWGEHPDAPLTGADYDLKDMYEIVDVVKKLNGLK from the coding sequence ATGATTAAAGCATTTCTGACGGATTTGGATAATACGCTGGTTGATTTTATGCGAATGAAACGCTCTGCGGTAGAGATGGCGTGTAATTATATGATAAATGTCGGGTTGGATATTCCTTTGCAGGAAATATACGATGAAATTTTCAATGTCTACTGGGCAACACATATAGAAAGTCAGTCGGCAATAGAGCAGTCACTTATAAATAAAATCGGTAAGGTTGACAAAAAAATTCTTTCTGCTGGAATCATCGGCTATCAGCGTGGTCGTGATATGGCAACCTATACATATCCGCATGTTGAAATTACACTTAAAGAACTTTTGCGACTCGGTTTGAAACTCGGCGTGATTTCTGATGCGCCTGGTGAGCAGGCATATAATCGGCTTGCACGATTGCATCTTACTCCGTGGCTTGATTTGATAGTTTCGTTTGACGATACAGGGGAAAGAAAACCGTCAACAAAACCGTTTTTATACGCGCTTGAAAAATTACAGATGCAGCCGAATGAAGTAATGTATTGTGGTGACTGGCCTGAACGGGATATTCCGGGCGCAAAAGCCGTCGGACTGGTTACTGTTTTTGCGAGATGGGGTGAGCATCCTGATGCACCGCTGACGGGTGCTGATTACGATTTGAAAGATATGTATGAAATCGTAGATGTGGTCAAAAAACTAAACGGGTTGAAGTAA
- a CDS encoding shikimate kinase encodes MNIVLTGFMATGKSTVGHAIAKVLKMEFVDTDDLIEEKVGMKIPDIFAKKGEKYFRNVETAVAKEVSEYDNYVIATGGGIVLRQENIDALKKNGKIINLKTSVEKILERVSKNSDRPLLNVVDRKLEIKKLLEIRKPYYKKCDFSVDTTKTTPKEAVKKIIARIKAHELNHE; translated from the coding sequence ATGAATATAGTTTTAACTGGTTTTATGGCGACGGGAAAAAGTACAGTGGGGCATGCAATCGCCAAGGTACTTAAAATGGAATTTGTTGATACAGACGATTTGATAGAAGAAAAAGTTGGAATGAAAATCCCGGATATTTTTGCCAAAAAAGGTGAAAAATATTTCAGAAATGTTGAAACAGCAGTTGCAAAAGAAGTCAGCGAATATGACAATTATGTAATTGCGACAGGTGGCGGAATCGTTTTGAGGCAGGAAAATATTGATGCATTGAAAAAAAACGGAAAAATCATCAATCTAAAAACATCAGTAGAAAAGATTTTAGAACGAGTATCAAAGAATTCCGACAGGCCGCTTCTCAATGTTGTGGACAGAAAATTAGAAATTAAAAAACTTTTAGAAATTAGAAAACCTTATTACAAAAAATGTGATTTTTCTGTTGATACAACAAAAACAACTCCAAAAGAAGCTGTTAAAAAAATTATAGCACGAATAAAGGCACACGAATTAAATCACGAATAG
- the aroB gene encoding 3-dehydroquinate synthase: MKIVEVKLGDRTYSIHIGVSLTHIGDALKAKNFFGKVLVITNTTVGKLYGDMVLDSLTRAGFEPSITKIPDGEKYKTLETVNDLYQVCIDNKLERNSVIVALGGGVVGDIAGFVAATYMRGIPFVQVPTTLLSQVDSSVGGKVGVNHPKSKNMIGAFYQPALVYTDISTLKTLPEREFDAGLAEAIKYGIIRDKKYFSVLERDLMKIKSLNYERVEYVVWRSCQIKKWVVELDEKEAGLRAILNFGHTIGHAIESATNYKTYLHGEAVAIGMVCATKIALELKLFDEMWARRVERILIRTGLPVKHSLEVEKVIEKLSFDKKVQDGKVRFVLPNGRPGKTIIKDDVPIDIIKKVLTEQK; encoded by the coding sequence ATGAAAATCGTTGAAGTAAAACTTGGTGACAGGACTTATTCCATTCACATAGGCGTCTCTTTAACCCATATTGGTGATGCCTTGAAGGCTAAAAATTTTTTCGGTAAAGTGCTTGTTATCACAAACACTACCGTTGGTAAATTATATGGCGATATGGTGCTTGATAGTTTAACACGGGCAGGTTTTGAGCCGAGTATCACAAAAATCCCAGATGGTGAAAAATACAAAACACTTGAAACGGTTAATGACCTTTATCAGGTTTGTATAGACAACAAACTTGAACGAAATTCTGTGATTGTTGCTTTAGGTGGCGGTGTTGTTGGCGATATTGCAGGTTTTGTTGCTGCAACTTATATGCGAGGGATACCGTTTGTTCAGGTGCCTACAACACTTCTTTCACAGGTAGATTCTTCCGTCGGTGGCAAGGTCGGCGTGAATCATCCAAAATCCAAAAATATGATAGGTGCATTCTATCAGCCGGCACTTGTTTATACTGATATTTCAACATTAAAAACTTTACCGGAAAGAGAGTTCGATGCCGGTCTTGCAGAAGCAATAAAATACGGCATTATCCGTGATAAAAAATACTTTTCTGTGCTTGAACGGGATTTGATGAAAATAAAATCGTTGAATTACGAGCGGGTTGAATATGTTGTATGGCGAAGTTGTCAGATAAAAAAGTGGGTGGTTGAACTGGATGAAAAGGAAGCAGGACTAAGAGCGATATTGAATTTCGGGCATACCATCGGTCATGCTATTGAATCGGCGACGAATTACAAGACATATCTGCACGGTGAAGCGGTTGCAATTGGTATGGTTTGTGCGACAAAGATTGCATTGGAATTAAAATTGTTTGATGAAATGTGGGCGAGAAGAGTTGAACGGATTTTAATACGCACTGGTCTACCAGTAAAACATAGTTTAGAAGTTGAAAAAGTTATTGAGAAATTATCTTTTGATAAAAAAGTGCAAGACGGCAAAGTTCGTTTTGTGTTACCGAATGGCCGTCCCGGAAAAACCATCATAAAAGACGATGTACCGATTGATATAATCAAAAAGGTTCTTACCGAACAGAAATAA